A stretch of Kazachstania africana CBS 2517 chromosome 7, complete genome DNA encodes these proteins:
- the SPS1 gene encoding putative serine/threonine protein kinase SPS1 (similar to Saccharomyces cerevisiae SPS1 (YDR523C); ancestral locus Anc_1.24), translating to MNNSNIYNILPPSSLFDIKECVGRGNFGDVYKAIDNITKKYVAIKVINLEYSDEDIDLLAQEIFFLAELKSDYIINYITTIMEDVSMWIVMDYCGGGSCSDLIKIVYPNGIVEEKVSFIVKNVLLGLQYLHEQKKIHRDIKAANILLTDDGQVKLGDFGVSGQIKATLKRDTFVGTPYWMAPEVINKEINNGYDEKVDIWSLGITTYELLKGVPPLSKYDPVKVMTSLVKRKPPKLHGPYNDFTKSFISFCLIKDPKLRPNVQNLLKTDFIFKFNGKIKNLQKDVDLCKKIKNKENGNFIKKPKFPINEKFYNTNDRKEPKEIWDFNTIHSMKSIKNNSSLISPTSDLHSLKQLSPISNSSQLQNASSTDQQFTKVQTITPLTVNSKSFKKVRVLTARAQYELGSGMDIDTDSQRKEQKNNCDRIEDVTDYNGSNKRENVDYFKNVICYSLKRMNERANDEDTKNFVNAILYNFKLTEAQVPGFSEVFMEEILLRMETIQNYFSNKV from the coding sequence AAAGCGATTGAcaatattacaaaaaaatacGTAGCAATAAAAGTGATTAATTTGGAATATAGCGACGAAGATATTGATTTATTAgctcaagaaattttttttctagcTGAATTAAAGTCTGATTATATTATCAACTATATTACTACAATAATGGAAGACGTTTCCATGTGGATCGTGATGGACTATTGTGGAGGTGGATCATGCTCTGATCTAATAAAAATCGTCTATCCAAATGGTATTGTAGAAGAAAAGGTCTCCTTTATAGTGAAAAATGTTCTTCTAGGGTTACAATACTTACAtgaacagaaaaaaattcacaGAGATATCAAAGCTGCCAATATCCTCTTAACAGACGATGGTCAAGTAAAATTAGGAGATTTTGGTGTTAGTGGTCAGATAAAGGCTACCTTAAAAAGGGATACATTCGTCGGAACACCCTATTGGATGGCTCCAGAAGTTattaataaagaaattaataatgGTTATGATGAGAAGGTAGATATTTGGTCATTGGGGATAACAACCTACGAATTATTAAAAGGTGTGCCACCATTGTCCAAATATGATCCGGTTAAAGTCATGACAAGTTTAGTAAAAAGGAAGCCACCCAAATTACATGGGCCTTACAATGATTTTACCAAGTCATTCATATCTTTCTGTTTGATTAAAGATCCTAAACTCAGACCCAACGtccaaaatttattaaaaacagattttatctttaaattcaatggtaaaatcaaaaatttacaGAAAGATGTAGATTTATgtaaaaagattaagaataaagaaaatggcaattttatcaagaaaccaaaattccctataaatgaaaaattttataacaCAAATGATAGAAAAGAACCTAAAGAAATTTGGGATTTTAATACCATTCATTCTATGAAATCTATAAAGAACAATTCATCGCTTATTTCTCCCACTTCTGACTTACATTCATTGAAGCAACTTAGCCCAATCTCAAATTCGTCACAACTGCAAAATGCTAGTAGTACTGACCAACAATTTACGAAAGTTCAGACAATAACACCATTGACAGTAAATAGTAAATCATTCAAGAAGGTGAGAGTTTTGACAGCTAGAGCCCAGTATGAGTTGGGCTCAGGAATGGATATTGATACAGAttctcaaagaaaagagcaAAAAAACAATTGTGATAGGATAGAAGACGTAACTGACTATAATGGCAGCAATAAACGTGAAAATGTGGATTACTTCAAAAATGTCATATGTTATAGTTTGAAGAGGATGAATGAAAGAgcaaatgatgaagacaCCAAGAATTTCGTCAATGCTATATTGTACAATTTCAAGCTGACTGAAGCTCAAGTTCCTGGATTTAGTGAGGTCTTCatgg